The DNA region TTCTTCGAGCCGAGCACGCGCACCCGCACCTCGTTCGAGATCGCCGAGAAGCGCCTGAGCGCCGACACGCTCAACCTCGCCGTGTCGACGTCGAGCGTCGTCAAGGGCGAGACGCTGCTCGACACGGTGAGCAACATCGAGGCGATGCAGCCCGACATGCTCGTCGTGCGGCACGCCTCGTCGGGGGCCTGCGAGCAGCTGGCGCGGCACTGCCGATCGCGCATCGTCAACGCCGGCGACGGCCTGCACGAGCACCCGACGCAGGCGCTGCTCGACGCCTACACGATCCGCCAGCACAAGGGCCGGCTCGACGGGCTGCAGGTGGCGATCGTGGGCGACCTGCTGCACAGCCGCGTGCTGCGGTCCAACCTGCTGCTCCTGCGCAAGATGGGCGCCACGGTGCGGGTCGCCGCGCCGCGGCCGCTCGTGCCGGTGGGCATCGAGGCGATGGGCGCCATCCCCTGCCGCACCATCGAGGAGGCGCTCGAGGGCGCCGACGTCGTGATGATGCTGCGCATCCAGCTCGAGCGGATGCAGAACAACTTCTTCCCGTCCCTGCGCGAGTACTTCACGTTGTTCGGGCTGACGTCCGAGCGCCTCGCGCTCGCGAAGCCGGACGCCATCGTGATGCACCCCGGGCCGATGAACCGCGGCGTCGAGATTGCCTCCGACGTCGCCGATGGTCCCCGTGCCGTCATCCTCGAGCAGGTGGCCAATGGCGTCGCCGTGCGCATGGCGGTGCTGTACCTGCTCGGCGGGAGCGACGAATGAGTGAACCCATGACGTACATCCTCAGGAACGGCCGCGTGGTCGATCCCGCCAACGGCCGCGACGCGGTCCTCGACGTCGAGGTCCGCGACGGCGTGATTGCGCGCATCGGCGCCAACCTCGAGGCGCCCGCCGGCGCCACGGTGCTCGACGTGCCAGCCGGCTGCATCGTGACGCCCGGCCTCATCGACATGCACGTGCACCTGCGCGAGCCCGGGCAGGAACACAAGGAGACGGTGGCCAGCGGTGTCGCCGCCGCGGTCGCCGGGGGCTTCACCGCCGTCGCCTGCATGCCCAACACGAGTCCGGTCAACGACAGCGCCGCGGTCACCCGCTACATCGTCGACAAGGCGGCTGCGGCCGGCCTGGCGCGCGTGTACCCGATCGGCGCGGCCTCGGTGGGGTCGAAGGGCGAGCAGATGGCCGAGATCGGCGAGCTCAAGGCGGCCGGCTGCGTCGCCGTGTCCGACGATGGACACCCGATCCGGACGGCGTTGCTGATGCGGCGCGTGCTCGAGTACGCCGGCATGCTCGACGTGCTGGTCATCGACCACTGCGAGGACCCGACGCTCAAGGGCGACGGTGTCGTCCACGAAGGGGCGGTGGCCTCCGAGCTCGGGTTGCGCGGCATCCCGGGCGAGGCCGAGGAACTCTGGATCGAGCGCGACATC from Luteitalea sp. TBR-22 includes:
- a CDS encoding aspartate carbamoyltransferase catalytic subunit — its product is MSGPTPVTALSGRHLLGISDLTPREITLVLDTADAMREVGERQIKKVPALRGRTIVNLFFEPSTRTRTSFEIAEKRLSADTLNLAVSTSSVVKGETLLDTVSNIEAMQPDMLVVRHASSGACEQLARHCRSRIVNAGDGLHEHPTQALLDAYTIRQHKGRLDGLQVAIVGDLLHSRVLRSNLLLLRKMGATVRVAAPRPLVPVGIEAMGAIPCRTIEEALEGADVVMMLRIQLERMQNNFFPSLREYFTLFGLTSERLALAKPDAIVMHPGPMNRGVEIASDVADGPRAVILEQVANGVAVRMAVLYLLGGSDE